A window of Actinomadura viridis genomic DNA:
GACCGCGTGCTGGCCCGTACCTCGCCCATGCTGTCCTGGCCGAACGCCGCCGGCGCGGCCGGGGTCGGCACCGCCGGGGCCGCCGCCGGGGCGGGGCTGTTCGCCCTCGGCCTGGTGAGCTGGATCGCCGCGCCGGTCGTCCTGTCGGCCGGCGCGATCGTGGTGGTGAGCGCCCGGCTCGCCAAGCGCCGCCTGGTGGAGCGGGCGACCGGGGAGTACGCCGACGCGCTGGCCGGGGGCGCCGGCCGCATCGCCGGCCAGTACACCGAGGAGTGCGCCGAGGGGCTGCGCGCCTGGACCGGTCACGTCGAGAGCGAGCTGGCCGCCGAGCTCGGCGGGCTGATCGCCGCGACCGAGGAGGCGATCGGCTCACTGGAGGAGGGGCGGAGCAAGGTGGAGGGCGACCGCCGCCAGCTCGACACCTGGGACACGCTGCTGAACGGGATCGCGGTCGAGCTGTCGGAGTTCAAGCGCCCGCTGATCGAGGACGTGCGCTGATCGAGAGTGTGCGCTGATCGAGGACGTGCGCTGACGCCGCGCACCGGCCGGCGCGGGAACGCAGAAAGCCGGCTCACCGGAGATCCGATGAGCCGGCCGGGTGCTCGCGGGCGCGGCGGCGCCGCGGCCGTCCGGTCAGACGGTCGGCTTGACGACCTTGCCGGCCTTGATGCACGACGTGCAGGCGTTGATCCGCTTGGTGCCGCCGTTGATGACGGCGCGCACGCGCTGGATGTTGGGGTTCCAGCGGCGCGGGGTGCGGCGGTGCGAGTGGGAGACGCGCATGCCGAAACCGGGTCCCTTGCCGCAGACGTCGCAGACGGAAGCCACGGGAAACTCCAAGTGGGTGTCGATGCTCTGAACCGGAGCGACCCGCGATGCCCCGCCGGTCACGGGCGGGCACGGGGGCTGCTCAGAAAGCGCCCCGGACGAGGCGCACGAATCAGATTAGCCCACCGCTCCTCTCCAAGGCGAATCGGCGTACGTGCGCGCCCGCCGTTCCCCGCTCGCCGTCCACGCCCGCCTTTCCGTCCGCCTTCCTCCCGGGTGTTCCCTTCGCGGCGGTCCGCGAGGTACAGAGGGAGACGCGGAGACGGCGGAGGGGAGCGGGAGTGGGCGAGATCCTCGACGGTGCGGCGGTGCGGCGGTGGAGCAGGATCGCGGCGGAGGCGCTCGGCCGGACCCGCGCGGAGATCGACGCGCTCAACGTGTTCCCCGTACCGGACGGGGACACCGGCACCAACCTGCACCTGACCGTCCTGGCGGCGGCCGACGCGGTGGCCGGGCTGCCCGGCGACGCGGGCACGGCGGAGGCGTGGCGGGCCCTGGTCCAGGGGGCGCTGGTGGGCGCCCGGGGCAACTCGGGGGTGATCCTCAGCCAGATCCTCCGCGGCCTGGCAGAGATCGTCGGGCGGCCGGAGACGTGCGCGGACCGCGAGGCGTTCGCCGAGGCCCTGGGGTACGCGGCGGTGCTGGCGGGCAACGCGGTCGAGCATCCCGTCGAGGGCACGATCCTCAGC
This region includes:
- the rpmB gene encoding 50S ribosomal protein L28, giving the protein MASVCDVCGKGPGFGMRVSHSHRRTPRRWNPNIQRVRAVINGGTKRINACTSCIKAGKVVKPTV